In Ruania zhangjianzhongii, the following proteins share a genomic window:
- a CDS encoding sensor histidine kinase, translating to MKGSAMHRLAAVVGRRDAFAALGTALVTLVLLFVLPVLVALAGDTASPHPAEPGWWWLVALFVLQSVTVAAARSFPVVAVLAVAGLPLLAVWLARGDGFGLTSLPVMVTVYLAAVSHPLPRLRAGLTAAVLLFGAGYAANQLLDPAGIGPGPAVAAALLQAVLVVGGPLVIALLVAARRAAREAHREELRALAGERDAIIQAAIATQRTTMARELHDIAAHHLSGLSLMAAAVDLQIDTDPSAARAGVQQIRAQSSLVLDDLRRLVGLLREEDDDEGPATLAAVPELVQQFSTSEHPIELTVRAPDAGMLGADLGPAAHLTGYRMVQESLANTQLHAAGAARSVELDDRGENTVVITVRNGPAEAASPPGRDGFGLRGMHERAELIGAELSYGPVVDGGWQVELTIPRTSAQEAT from the coding sequence GTGAAGGGATCTGCGATGCATCGGCTCGCCGCTGTGGTCGGTCGGCGGGACGCCTTCGCGGCCCTCGGCACCGCGCTGGTGACCCTGGTGCTGCTGTTCGTCCTGCCGGTGCTGGTCGCCCTGGCCGGAGACACGGCGAGCCCGCATCCGGCGGAGCCCGGCTGGTGGTGGCTGGTCGCCCTGTTCGTACTCCAGTCGGTCACCGTCGCTGCGGCACGCTCGTTCCCGGTGGTGGCGGTACTGGCGGTGGCCGGTCTTCCGCTGTTGGCGGTCTGGCTGGCCCGGGGGGACGGGTTCGGGCTCACCTCGTTACCGGTGATGGTGACCGTCTACCTCGCCGCCGTCTCCCACCCGCTCCCCCGGCTGCGCGCGGGACTTACCGCAGCAGTGCTGCTGTTCGGTGCCGGCTACGCCGCGAACCAGCTGCTCGACCCGGCCGGCATCGGCCCGGGCCCGGCAGTGGCCGCAGCGCTGCTGCAGGCGGTGCTGGTGGTCGGCGGGCCCCTGGTGATCGCTCTCCTGGTGGCCGCCCGGCGCGCCGCCCGTGAAGCACACCGCGAAGAGCTACGCGCCCTCGCCGGTGAACGCGATGCGATCATCCAGGCCGCGATCGCCACCCAGCGCACCACGATGGCCCGCGAGCTGCATGACATTGCCGCGCACCACCTCTCCGGCCTCTCCCTGATGGCCGCAGCGGTCGACCTGCAGATCGACACCGATCCATCGGCCGCACGAGCCGGGGTGCAGCAGATCCGCGCGCAGAGCAGTCTGGTGCTGGACGATCTGCGCCGGCTGGTCGGCCTGCTGCGGGAGGAGGACGACGACGAGGGGCCTGCCACTCTCGCGGCGGTGCCGGAGCTGGTGCAGCAGTTCAGTACCTCCGAGCACCCGATCGAGCTGACCGTCCGCGCCCCGGACGCCGGCATGCTCGGTGCGGACCTGGGCCCAGCCGCGCACCTGACCGGCTACCGGATGGTGCAGGAGTCGTTGGCGAACACCCAGCTGCACGCCGCCGGCGCCGCTCGATCGGTCGAGCTGGACGACCGCGGTGAGAACACTGTGGTGATCACCGTGCGCAACGGGCCGGCGGAGGCCGCCAGCCCGCCGGGCCGCGATGGTTTCGGGCTGCGCGGGATGCATGAACGTGCCGAGCTGATCGGCGCAGAGCTCAGCTACGGCCCGGTGGTCGACGGCGGCTGGCAGGTCGAGCTGACCATCCCGCGCACCAGCGCCCAGGAGGCGACATGA
- a CDS encoding response regulator, with protein MIRVLIADDHALARAGLQALLASEPDIEVVATAADGIEAVELATSLRPDVACLDVRMPGRDGISAARELCGPEVTDPIPVLVLTTFDLDDYVFGALEAGVSGFLLKDSAPETIVAAVRQVAAGLGTIDQSLTRRVLREFAQRRSLQPVTAQRGAELLTHRERDILLLLAEGMSNEEIARSLVVEVATVKSHLARMLPKIGVRSRLQAVVWAYQNHIVTAAPTGASEPPG; from the coding sequence ATGATCCGGGTACTCATCGCCGATGACCACGCCCTCGCCCGCGCCGGACTCCAGGCCCTGCTCGCATCCGAACCGGACATCGAGGTGGTGGCCACGGCTGCGGACGGTATCGAGGCGGTCGAGCTGGCCACGTCACTGCGTCCCGACGTCGCCTGCCTGGACGTGCGGATGCCAGGCCGGGACGGGATCAGCGCGGCCCGGGAGCTGTGCGGGCCTGAGGTCACCGACCCGATCCCCGTTCTCGTGCTGACCACGTTCGACCTGGACGACTACGTGTTCGGGGCCCTGGAGGCCGGCGTCTCGGGATTCCTGCTCAAGGACTCCGCCCCGGAGACCATCGTGGCAGCGGTGCGGCAGGTGGCCGCCGGCCTGGGCACGATCGACCAGTCGCTGACCCGCCGGGTGCTGCGCGAGTTCGCTCAGCGCCGGTCCCTGCAGCCGGTCACGGCGCAGCGTGGCGCCGAGCTGCTCACCCACCGCGAGCGGGACATCCTGCTGCTCCTGGCCGAGGGGATGTCGAACGAGGAGATCGCCCGTTCGCTGGTGGTGGAGGTGGCCACGGTGAAGTCCCACCTGGCCCGGATGCTGCCCAAGATCGGGGTGCGCTCCCGGCTCCAGGCGGTGGTGTGGGCGTATCAGAACCACATCGTCACCGCGGCGCCGACCGGTGCGTCCGAGCCGCCGGGATGA